The DNA region GCGTCCTGGTCTTCATCGAAGTTCTGATCCCTCCCATTCCGAGCGAAGTGATTCTGCCCTTCGCGGGCTACCTCAGCCAGACCGGAAACCTCACCCTGGGGTGGCTGATCTTCTGGAGCACCCTGGCGTCCTGGATCGGCGCGCTGCTTCTCTACTGGCTGGGCGCCACGATCGGGATGGAACGGGCCGTGACATGGCTGGCCGCGACAAGACTGGTCAGCAGATCCGACTTGGACCGAGGAGCACACTGGTTCCTACGCAGCGGCGGCTGGACCGTCCTGGTGGGAAGGCTCGTCCCCGGCGTGAGAAGCCTCATCTCCCTGCCCGCGGGCGCGTCCCGAATGAACCTGGCCCGTTTCAGCCTGTACACGGTCATCGGCAGCGGCACCTGGAACGCGCTCCTCATCGGCGTCGGTGCCGCGCTCGGTACACAGCACGAACGGCTGGAGCACTACCTCTCCTACCTTGATTACGTCGTCTACGCCGCCCTCGGCCTCGCGGTGGTCGTCCTCATCCTGCGCCGCATTCGCGAAGCGACCACTCCACGCAGCAGGCGGGCGCGAGCCGACACCGCAGCGATCGACGATATGACGAGCTAGGGGCTGCCGGCCGACCCGTGAATCACCGCGCCAACGCACGTCTTGACGCAACGGGCGTTCCCACAATTCACGCCGAACGCTATCGTCCGCACAAAAGCCAGTGAGAAGTTCTGCGAGCCCCAGCTCGGTCGCGGCGGCACCAGTCGAGCTGATACGACCGTCAAGGACCAACCCGTCATCGGCGTGCTGGTGCTCATGCTGCATATAGAATGTGGCCACCGGGCACTCATGGAGAGCCACCGTCCCCTCGATCGGAAGCTCTCATGATGAAACGCTCGGCACTGCTCGTGATGCTGCTCGCCTTGGTTGTTCCGTTGGCGGCATGTACCGATGCGGATGAACGGGGCCTGAGCGAGCGCCCAGCGGAGGCGGAGGCGGAGGCGGCTTCACTGAGCACCCTGCCCAGCAATGACAGTCTCCTTTTCGCCCTGCAGGCCGATTCCGGCGAACTCGAAGCCATCGAGGGCTCGACCGATTCCGCGTTCACCCTGACTCTGGATCACACCGCGCGGCAGACAACCTGGTTCTCGGACCGCCCCGCCCGAGACGGGGGCACCATCTCGACGGACGCTCTGGTCTCAGGCTGGGCCGACCTGGGCTTCGAGGACGTTCCTCCGAACGCGGTGCTGACCGTCGCAGGCGGAAAGTTCGAAGCCCCTCTCATCGTCGAGCTGGGCGTGCCCACGTATGACCGCGACAGTCGGACGATGCGGATCGCGGTACAGCTGATCGGTCGAACGGATGACGACGGTATCGCGGGTTCTTTCGGGGCTGCGTCACTGTTCATCGACAACGCGACGATGAACACCGGCTGCGGCTACACCGGCGAGATCGACCACTTCCCGGCATCCCTCACACCCGAGGGGTACGTTCCCGCAGACGGCAGCTCCGTTCGGACCGCGAACTACCCGGAACTGTATGCGGTTCTCGGAGACCGGTTCGGCGCAGACGCCACCACCTTCCAGATGCCGACGGTTGCCGGTATCGGTCCGGACCTGCACGCGCTGGTCTGCGCCACCGGCGGCATCGACCCGGCCGAGACCGACCCT from Microbacterium sp. zg-B185 includes:
- a CDS encoding DedA family protein, which gives rise to MNAATAIAIDHGFTGLTGFAADVLTALGDFGVGVLVFIEVLIPPIPSEVILPFAGYLSQTGNLTLGWLIFWSTLASWIGALLLYWLGATIGMERAVTWLAATRLVSRSDLDRGAHWFLRSGGWTVLVGRLVPGVRSLISLPAGASRMNLARFSLYTVIGSGTWNALLIGVGAALGTQHERLEHYLSYLDYVVYAALGLAVVVLILRRIREATTPRSRRARADTAAIDDMTS
- a CDS encoding phage tail protein, which translates into the protein MLLALVVPLAACTDADERGLSERPAEAEAEAASLSTLPSNDSLLFALQADSGELEAIEGSTDSAFTLTLDHTARQTTWFSDRPARDGGTISTDALVSGWADLGFEDVPPNAVLTVAGGKFEAPLIVELGVPTYDRDSRTMRIAVQLIGRTDDDGIAGSFGAASLFIDNATMNTGCGYTGEIDHFPASLTPEGYVPADGSSVRTANYPELYAVLGDRFGADATTFQMPTVAGIGPDLHALVCATGGIDPAETDPDEQSKNSCIVSQVQLFAQETPVYGFALANGQELPVNQYPALFGYSGTLFGGDGVTTFGTPNLPSPTGTSYQVCTSDANVWSNDGPVGACYLSETGYWATSGTPTNWFTAWTPEQRLPDLLPVSTNQALFSLIGYTYGGDGADTFTPATLDDPGQPLTGAMCTEGQYPVLD